A genomic region of Catalinimonas niigatensis contains the following coding sequences:
- a CDS encoding ABC transporter permease has protein sequence MFRNYFKISTRNLLRHKLFTTINVLGLAIGLSSFLLISEYLRFEDSYDSFFSDSEQIHRLSIHQIINGEVVTKEATMYYPAGKALKDELPEVEEYTTTRKFSRLIFRHGESVVQEDHVVTADTNFLKLFDYQVLQGSADEMFDEPNSLVLTQSKARFYFGDQNPLGETLEVLGHFNRSFKITGVIEDVPENTQYKFDILLSDETIKDRFDYNNWDLSNYYSFVKLVPQASLSAVSGKLENLSKKYLSEGSMEFFYLIPVQDIHLKSDFQYEAEIPGSEKAVSFMRIIAFFILIIAWINYINLSTARAINRAKEVGLRKVIGAYKLQIINQFLLEALLVNFIAAILALLISELLLPFFHQLIGKEIVNHVWNHLPFLQSLLIFFIIGTLVSGFYPALVLSGFKPVAVLKGKFRNSKSGTLLRKGLVVVQFTASIVLIAGTFTVYHQLQFMQGKDLGFSTDHVVGFYLPDVGGEQWNAHQSKVASFKEALRKHVAVETVGGTSHLPGGEDGEINYTTTKTRIVGLTDLRAGATYWQNIDEHFLETLNMELLAGRNFDPTRIADTMVVMANQAFLRKFNIDNAESVLHKEIQIGEEEGSDKFQIIGIIKDFNRTSLKSDVEPSLYFPSYQSYATVVKLNPKQYQEGLAYLSDTWNEFFPDTPLDYTFLDDRFAALYEQDRRFGEIFGTFSALAIFIATLGLFGLSSFMAVQRTVEVGVRKVLGASVPNIIGIFYKDFLILLSFAGLIGLPAVYFSMNFWLENYAYRIDFPWLLSIAALCIVVVFALLTVGYQIYKVAILDPARTLKYE, from the coding sequence ATGTTTAGAAACTACTTCAAAATCAGCACTCGCAACCTGCTCCGCCACAAACTTTTTACCACCATCAATGTGCTGGGATTGGCTATAGGGCTAAGTTCTTTTTTACTGATCAGTGAGTACCTTCGCTTTGAAGATAGCTACGACAGCTTCTTTTCAGATTCAGAGCAGATTCATCGTCTTTCCATCCATCAAATCATCAATGGAGAAGTCGTGACCAAGGAAGCCACCATGTATTATCCTGCAGGCAAAGCATTGAAAGATGAACTGCCAGAAGTAGAAGAATACACCACTACGCGCAAATTTAGCAGGCTTATCTTTCGTCATGGAGAGTCTGTGGTGCAGGAGGATCATGTAGTGACTGCTGATACTAATTTTTTAAAACTCTTTGATTACCAAGTGCTGCAAGGCTCAGCAGATGAAATGTTTGATGAACCAAATTCTCTAGTTCTGACTCAAAGCAAAGCCAGATTTTACTTTGGAGACCAGAACCCTCTGGGAGAAACGCTGGAAGTCCTGGGGCACTTTAATCGTTCATTTAAAATCACCGGGGTGATTGAGGATGTGCCTGAGAATACGCAATATAAGTTTGACATCCTCCTTTCTGATGAAACCATCAAAGACCGTTTTGACTATAACAACTGGGACTTGAGCAACTATTACTCCTTTGTAAAACTTGTTCCTCAAGCAAGCCTTTCGGCTGTTTCCGGCAAGTTGGAGAACCTCTCAAAAAAGTATCTGTCAGAAGGAAGCATGGAGTTCTTTTATCTTATTCCCGTGCAGGATATTCATCTGAAATCTGACTTTCAGTACGAAGCAGAAATTCCCGGTAGTGAAAAAGCAGTAAGCTTTATGCGCATCATTGCTTTCTTTATCCTGATCATTGCCTGGATTAATTATATCAACCTCTCTACCGCAAGGGCAATCAATCGGGCCAAAGAAGTAGGATTAAGGAAAGTCATAGGAGCCTATAAGTTGCAGATCATCAATCAGTTTTTGCTGGAGGCTTTGTTGGTGAACTTTATCGCTGCTATTCTTGCCCTTTTGATTTCAGAATTGTTACTCCCTTTCTTTCACCAGTTGATTGGAAAAGAGATTGTCAATCACGTATGGAACCACTTACCCTTTTTGCAAAGCCTGCTGATATTCTTTATTATTGGCACCCTGGTTTCCGGTTTCTATCCAGCATTGGTACTCTCTGGCTTCAAACCTGTAGCTGTACTCAAAGGTAAATTTAGGAATTCCAAAAGCGGTACCCTTCTCAGAAAAGGTCTGGTGGTAGTACAATTTACAGCTTCCATCGTCTTAATTGCCGGCACTTTTACGGTCTATCACCAATTACAATTCATGCAGGGGAAAGATTTAGGCTTTTCTACTGATCATGTTGTAGGTTTTTATTTGCCAGATGTAGGTGGTGAACAATGGAATGCCCATCAATCCAAAGTAGCATCCTTCAAGGAAGCCCTGCGAAAGCATGTAGCTGTAGAAACTGTAGGAGGCACATCTCACCTTCCCGGAGGTGAGGATGGAGAAATCAATTATACTACGACCAAAACCCGTATCGTCGGACTTACTGACTTGCGGGCCGGTGCAACTTACTGGCAAAATATTGACGAGCATTTTCTGGAAACCCTAAACATGGAATTACTGGCAGGAAGAAATTTTGACCCTACCCGTATTGCAGATACGATGGTGGTCATGGCAAATCAGGCATTTTTGAGAAAATTCAATATTGATAATGCAGAAAGTGTATTGCATAAAGAAATCCAAATTGGTGAAGAAGAGGGTAGCGATAAATTTCAGATCATAGGGATTATCAAAGATTTTAACAGAACTTCCTTAAAATCAGATGTTGAACCTAGTCTGTACTTCCCTTCTTATCAATCTTATGCTACTGTGGTAAAACTCAATCCTAAGCAATATCAGGAAGGCCTGGCTTACCTGAGCGATACCTGGAATGAGTTCTTTCCGGATACGCCTCTGGATTACACCTTTCTGGATGATCGCTTTGCTGCGCTTTACGAACAGGACAGACGCTTTGGAGAAATATTCGGAACCTTCTCCGCCCTGGCTATTTTCATCGCTACTTTGGGTTTGTTTGGCTTATCTTCCTTCATGGCGGTGCAGCGCACGGTAGAAGTGGGCGTGAGAAAAGTGTTGGGGGCCTCTGTGCCTAACATCATCGGTATCTTCTACAAAGACTTTCTGATCCTATTGAGTTTTGCCGGACTTATTGGTCTTCCGGCAGTCTACTTCAGCATGAATTTCTGGCTGGAAAACTATGCTTACCGCATTGATTTCCCCTGGCTGCTAAGCATAGCTGCTCTGTGTATCGTAGTAGTTTTTGCCTTGCTCACGGTAGGCTATCAGATCTACAAAGTAGCCATCCTTGATCCGGCCAGAACTTTGAAGTATGAGTAG
- a CDS encoding permease prefix domain 2-containing transporter has protein sequence MIKRLADRLFRWFCLPDYYDEIVGDLEEIYQRNQDDEIRFAQWMYLFQIFGLFRPSLIRSFPQHLLIHPVCLETTSKSALATCSATNFLPPSMCWDWL, from the coding sequence ATGATCAAACGCCTGGCTGATCGCCTCTTCCGATGGTTTTGCCTTCCTGACTACTACGATGAAATTGTAGGCGATCTGGAAGAAATATATCAGCGAAATCAGGATGATGAGATTCGCTTTGCACAGTGGATGTATCTCTTTCAAATATTTGGTTTGTTTCGTCCATCCCTTATCCGCTCTTTTCCTCAACACCTTTTAATCCATCCTGTATGTTTAGAAACTACTTCAAAATCAGCACTCGCAACCTGCTCCGCCACAAACTTTTTACCACCATCAATGTGCTGGGATTGGCTATAG
- a CDS encoding PadR family transcriptional regulator: MNTYPLGEFEEIVLLTVGVLYNEAYGVAIKDAIEEKAQRKVSVGALQSALKRMEKKGYLESREGEANAQRGGKPKRFYTITAFGKRALQQSRDIRIELWESIPKLALEFKFS; the protein is encoded by the coding sequence ATGAACACATATCCATTGGGTGAATTTGAAGAGATTGTATTGCTTACAGTAGGCGTACTCTACAACGAAGCTTATGGGGTGGCCATCAAAGATGCCATTGAGGAAAAAGCACAGCGGAAAGTGAGTGTGGGAGCTTTACAATCAGCATTAAAAAGGATGGAGAAAAAAGGCTACCTGGAATCCAGAGAAGGGGAAGCCAATGCTCAGCGGGGTGGTAAGCCGAAGCGTTTTTATACCATCACTGCCTTCGGCAAAAGGGCACTACAGCAGAGCAGAGATATACGCATAGAACTCTGGGAGTCCATTCCCAAACTTGCGCTTGAATTCAAATTCTCATGA
- a CDS encoding nucleoside hydrolase, whose amino-acid sequence MKLIISFAFCLISIVSNSSFAQPIKVILDTDIDSDVDDVGALAMLHTFADHKVIDLLGVIVTSDDRHAPLCTDAINHHFGRPDIPIGVEKGIQLREFSKYTKQVAEEFPHTLKTYEDAEDATDLYRKLLASQPDSSVIVITIGHLTNLRHLLESEADQHSKLSGIDLVKKKVTLWSCMGGQFPEGKEANFYRPDPKSTQVCVEKWPGEVVFAGWEIGNEIITGGAYLEKSLPAESPVRRAYELYNNFEGRQSWDQASILYALSSSNDYWDLQNEGSCIVAEDGSNQWVQEDQPKQAYLLEKMNPVEIAKVIDALMIGIYSATF is encoded by the coding sequence ATGAAGCTTATCATTTCTTTTGCATTTTGTCTTATCTCTATTGTTTCAAATTCATCGTTTGCCCAGCCCATCAAAGTCATACTAGATACAGACATAGATTCTGATGTGGATGATGTAGGAGCGCTGGCCATGCTGCACACCTTTGCCGATCACAAGGTCATTGATTTGCTGGGAGTGATTGTCACCAGCGATGACCGGCATGCGCCGCTGTGTACGGATGCCATCAACCATCATTTTGGTCGGCCGGATATTCCGATTGGCGTAGAAAAAGGAATCCAGCTTAGAGAATTCTCCAAGTACACTAAGCAGGTTGCTGAGGAATTTCCGCATACGCTTAAGACTTATGAGGATGCCGAAGATGCCACGGATTTGTATCGTAAGCTTTTGGCATCTCAACCCGATTCCAGTGTGATCGTCATCACCATCGGTCACCTGACTAACCTACGGCATTTACTGGAATCGGAAGCCGATCAGCACAGTAAGCTATCGGGGATAGATTTGGTCAAAAAGAAAGTAACGTTGTGGTCCTGCATGGGTGGACAGTTTCCGGAAGGCAAAGAAGCCAATTTTTATCGTCCTGACCCCAAATCCACCCAGGTCTGTGTAGAAAAATGGCCGGGTGAAGTGGTATTTGCCGGTTGGGAGATTGGCAACGAAATCATTACCGGAGGGGCTTATTTAGAGAAGTCGCTTCCGGCAGAAAGTCCTGTGAGAAGGGCTTATGAGCTGTATAACAACTTTGAGGGGAGGCAAAGCTGGGATCAGGCATCAATCCTCTATGCACTTTCTTCTTCTAACGACTATTGGGATTTACAAAATGAAGGTTCATGTATAGTAGCGGAAGATGGCAGCAACCAATGGGTGCAGGAAGATCAGCCCAAGCAGGCTTATCTGCTAGAAAAAATGAACCCGGTGGAAATCGCCAAAGTCATAGATGCTTTGATGATAGGGATTTACAGCGCAACTTTCTAA
- a CDS encoding sugar phosphate isomerase family — MPRKISSIAPAWWDYTTLDDALIQEVAQLTPEKMLQLSRPGFKVVFYDTLEDFYLAEALEYITAWKQSTDDNPFGVCGPIGPTEHLPLVARIVNALDLSLKSAHFWGMDEWLINGKEVSADHPLSFEKADRELCFNRMREELRMPDAQLHFPKADTEAYRKSWEGVHCALMQGGQGDIKHWAFNDPPRREGKYQDNPPPPEEYRKLATRVVDLHPITIAQNARTSGGGNITLVPTQAITVGPVETWKAEKVSIWHAGLHDNPFGQRLTTYMISQNIQDTSVPMSLLADHPNVQFNFYRKGIGSCAVEMH; from the coding sequence ATGCCCCGAAAAATTAGTTCTATTGCTCCTGCCTGGTGGGATTATACTACACTGGATGATGCGCTTATCCAGGAAGTAGCGCAGCTTACTCCTGAAAAGATGCTTCAGCTTTCCCGGCCCGGTTTTAAGGTAGTCTTTTATGACACCCTGGAAGATTTTTATCTCGCGGAAGCATTAGAGTACATCACCGCCTGGAAGCAATCTACTGATGACAATCCTTTCGGAGTCTGCGGGCCTATTGGTCCTACCGAGCACTTACCTTTGGTCGCAAGGATCGTCAATGCACTGGATTTGTCGCTGAAGTCTGCGCATTTCTGGGGCATGGATGAGTGGCTGATCAATGGGAAAGAAGTTTCCGCTGATCATCCTCTTTCTTTTGAGAAAGCAGACCGCGAATTGTGCTTTAACCGCATGCGTGAAGAACTGCGGATGCCTGATGCACAGTTGCATTTTCCAAAAGCGGATACCGAGGCGTACCGTAAAAGCTGGGAAGGTGTACATTGTGCCTTGATGCAGGGCGGACAGGGCGACATCAAGCACTGGGCGTTTAATGATCCACCCCGAAGAGAAGGAAAGTACCAGGACAATCCACCGCCGCCGGAGGAATACCGCAAGCTAGCCACCCGGGTAGTAGATTTGCATCCGATCACCATTGCCCAGAATGCCCGTACTTCCGGTGGCGGAAACATTACATTGGTGCCTACACAAGCCATTACGGTGGGGCCGGTAGAAACCTGGAAAGCAGAAAAAGTTTCCATCTGGCATGCCGGACTGCACGACAATCCCTTTGGTCAGCGGCTTACCACATACATGATTTCCCAAAATATTCAGGATACTTCGGTACCTATGTCGCTGCTGGCAGATCACCCCAATGTGCAGTTCAATTTTTATCGCAAGGGAATCGGCAGTTGTGCAGTTGAAATGCATTAG
- a CDS encoding PIG-L deacetylase family protein, whose protein sequence is MMKTAIAIAAHPDDIEFMMAGTLLLLKRAGYEIHYMNLSSGSGGSLEYDADMTQKIRLREAKQAADILGAHFHPPLCDDLEILYELKTLRQLTAIIREVRPSVLLTHSPQDYMEDHCNACRLAVTAAFARGMPNFESVPARPTEPYDCTIYHAMPHGLRDSLRRKIIPGAFVNTTAVQAIKMEALQAHQSQQQWLDVSQKLNSYLQSMEDMALTMGRMSEKFTYAEGWRRHLHYGFCDAETDPLQDLREDYLINVAYEQSLEKGY, encoded by the coding sequence ATGATGAAAACTGCGATTGCCATTGCTGCCCATCCTGATGATATTGAGTTCATGATGGCCGGAACACTCTTACTTCTCAAGCGAGCAGGCTATGAGATCCATTACATGAACCTCTCTTCCGGTAGTGGTGGCAGTCTGGAATACGATGCTGATATGACGCAAAAAATCCGTCTGCGAGAAGCGAAGCAGGCGGCTGACATTTTGGGTGCCCACTTTCATCCCCCCCTCTGTGATGATCTGGAAATCCTGTATGAACTGAAAACGCTTCGCCAACTGACAGCTATCATTCGTGAGGTCAGGCCCAGTGTTTTGCTTACCCATTCACCGCAAGATTATATGGAAGACCATTGCAATGCCTGTCGGCTGGCTGTAACGGCTGCTTTTGCCCGGGGTATGCCCAATTTTGAATCTGTTCCGGCGCGTCCTACCGAGCCTTACGACTGCACAATCTACCATGCCATGCCGCATGGGTTAAGAGACAGTTTACGCCGAAAGATTATTCCCGGTGCTTTTGTCAATACCACTGCTGTTCAGGCGATAAAAATGGAAGCACTACAAGCACACCAGAGTCAGCAACAATGGCTTGATGTAAGCCAAAAGCTCAACTCCTATCTGCAAAGCATGGAAGATATGGCTTTGACGATGGGACGCATGTCAGAAAAGTTTACTTATGCCGAAGGCTGGCGCCGCCATCTGCACTATGGCTTCTGCGACGCGGAAACCGATCCTTTGCAGGATTTGAGGGAAGATTACCTAATCAACGTAGCCTATGAACAAAGTCTTGAAAAGGGATATTAA
- a CDS encoding Gfo/Idh/MocA family protein, whose product MKKYNVGIIGYGWVATAHIAAINASTYAHVTAIYSSRPLDDAELSAAWDSPIKTYTKLEEMLADKNIHIVSICGYPYQHKAHAIAAAQAGKHLIIEKPLSLSWEDCLAVEEAVKEANVRTCFCFECRYSSQFIATKAVIDQGLLGDLHYGEIDYYHGLGPWYGQYRWNTRKDAGGSALLTAGCHALDALLLCMGTDVAEVSSYHTQSKNAYFEPYEYPTSSVTILKFKSGRIGKCASIVDCLQPYYFHTHLCGSEGSLLDNKFHSMKLGTDKNTWSTLAMKMLDSGDVTDHPYQSQFDTFFECLENDMDMPLTSLKDAMKTHEIMFAADQSAATGKPVKL is encoded by the coding sequence GTGAAAAAATACAATGTGGGAATCATCGGCTACGGATGGGTGGCCACTGCGCACATCGCAGCCATTAATGCCAGCACTTATGCACATGTTACTGCTATTTATTCATCCCGCCCTTTGGACGATGCTGAACTCAGTGCAGCATGGGACTCTCCTATCAAAACTTATACAAAGCTGGAAGAGATGTTAGCGGATAAAAATATCCATATCGTCTCTATTTGCGGTTATCCTTACCAACACAAAGCACATGCAATCGCAGCAGCCCAGGCAGGCAAGCATCTCATCATTGAAAAACCTTTGTCATTATCGTGGGAGGATTGCCTTGCTGTAGAGGAGGCTGTAAAAGAAGCGAATGTCAGAACCTGTTTCTGCTTTGAATGCCGTTATTCCAGCCAGTTTATAGCAACCAAAGCTGTCATTGATCAGGGTTTACTCGGCGATCTTCACTATGGGGAAATTGATTATTATCACGGCCTGGGCCCCTGGTATGGACAGTACCGCTGGAATACCCGCAAAGACGCAGGCGGTAGTGCCCTTCTCACTGCAGGTTGCCATGCCCTGGACGCATTGCTGCTGTGTATGGGCACGGATGTAGCTGAAGTCAGCAGTTACCATACCCAATCCAAGAATGCTTATTTTGAACCCTACGAATATCCTACCAGCAGTGTCACCATCTTAAAGTTTAAAAGCGGACGCATCGGGAAGTGCGCTTCCATCGTAGATTGCCTGCAACCTTATTATTTTCATACTCACCTGTGCGGCAGCGAAGGTAGTCTGCTGGACAATAAATTCCATTCCATGAAGCTGGGCACGGATAAAAATACCTGGAGTACGCTGGCCATGAAAATGCTGGATTCCGGCGATGTTACAGATCATCCTTACCAATCTCAATTTGATACTTTTTTTGAGTGTCTTGAAAATGATATGGACATGCCGCTTACAAGCCTCAAGGATGCCATGAAAACCCACGAAATCATGTTTGCTGCCGATCAGTCGGCAGCGACAGGCAAACCCGTAAAGCTTTAA
- a CDS encoding sugar porter family MFS transporter translates to MKDTTQYNQRYLWLISLTAALGGFLFGYDWVVIGGAKPYYEPFFNLNTPALQGWGTSSALVGCMAGALGCVFLSDKYGRKRLLIFAGFLFTLSAIGTALASDFSWFNFYRIVGGVAMGIALNLSPMYISEISPPQKRGMFVTINQLLVMIGVLMAQVVNWRISLLDTALPVDASNEIIAQSWSGQAGWRWMFGVETIPAFLFFVLMFFVPESVRWLVKNGQEEKAVSVLHKVGGATYAAQQVSEVKGTISKENRAHVNFKELLNSRVLKFIGLGVFLAFLQQWSGLNVVIYYASDIFQAAGYNLKEMMLNIVVIGTVMVLSVVVTMVTVDKLGRKTLLLFGTSSMAVVYALIGYCFYANYGGFLIVLLVLANVMFYSITLAPLLWVVLSEIFPNRIRGAAMSIAAFAHWVGNFTLTFSFPTIKENLGWANNFWLYGVICAIGFVVLYFILPETKGKSLEEIEHELIDGSPKKTEEAKESIGTIV, encoded by the coding sequence ATGAAAGATACTACACAATACAACCAACGTTACTTATGGCTGATCAGCCTGACTGCTGCTCTGGGCGGTTTTCTTTTTGGCTACGATTGGGTAGTGATCGGTGGGGCCAAGCCTTATTACGAACCCTTCTTCAACTTAAATACCCCTGCGCTACAAGGTTGGGGCACCAGTTCGGCCTTAGTAGGTTGTATGGCCGGTGCGCTGGGATGTGTTTTCTTAAGTGACAAATATGGACGTAAACGCCTGCTTATTTTTGCAGGTTTTCTCTTTACACTTTCTGCCATAGGTACTGCCTTGGCTTCGGACTTTAGCTGGTTTAATTTTTATAGAATTGTAGGAGGGGTGGCTATGGGAATCGCTCTGAATCTGTCGCCCATGTACATTTCGGAAATATCGCCGCCCCAGAAAAGAGGTATGTTTGTCACCATTAATCAACTGTTGGTAATGATTGGGGTTTTGATGGCGCAAGTGGTCAACTGGCGCATCTCTCTTCTGGATACGGCGCTGCCGGTAGATGCCAGTAATGAAATTATTGCGCAAAGCTGGAGCGGACAGGCCGGATGGCGATGGATGTTTGGCGTTGAAACTATTCCTGCATTCCTGTTTTTTGTACTCATGTTTTTTGTACCGGAGAGCGTACGCTGGTTGGTAAAAAACGGGCAGGAAGAGAAGGCGGTCAGCGTTTTACATAAGGTAGGAGGAGCAACTTATGCGGCTCAGCAGGTAAGTGAAGTAAAAGGCACTATTTCCAAAGAGAATCGTGCGCATGTAAATTTCAAGGAACTGCTCAATTCCAGGGTACTCAAATTCATAGGATTAGGTGTATTCCTGGCTTTTCTCCAGCAATGGAGCGGGCTAAATGTGGTCATCTATTATGCCTCGGATATCTTCCAGGCTGCCGGTTATAATCTCAAAGAAATGATGCTCAACATCGTGGTCATCGGTACGGTCATGGTCTTGTCGGTGGTGGTCACAATGGTGACGGTAGATAAATTAGGCAGAAAAACCCTTCTGCTCTTTGGTACCTCCTCAATGGCAGTGGTCTATGCCTTGATCGGGTATTGTTTTTATGCCAACTACGGTGGTTTCCTCATTGTATTGCTGGTTTTGGCTAATGTGATGTTTTACTCTATCACACTCGCTCCGCTTTTGTGGGTGGTATTGTCCGAGATATTTCCCAACCGCATCCGGGGGGCAGCCATGTCCATTGCTGCCTTTGCCCACTGGGTGGGTAATTTTACCCTTACATTCAGTTTTCCTACCATCAAAGAGAATCTCGGATGGGCAAATAACTTCTGGCTTTATGGCGTTATCTGTGCCATAGGATTTGTGGTGCTTTATTTTATCCTGCCCGAAACCAAAGGCAAATCCCTGGAAGAAATTGAGCATGAATTGATAGATGGTAGTCCAAAAAAAACGGAAGAAGCCAAAGAAAGTATAGGTACGATCGTTTAA